The Bradyrhizobium sp. CCBAU 051011 DNA segment CCAATTCCGTTTCATCGCGCCACCCAAAAGAAAAGGGGCGGCAGATCGCTCTGCCGCCCCCTCGTCTTCGACAGGAAGATCTTACTTCAGGTTGGTCATCGCGGTCAGGTCAGCCGAGAGCTTGACGATGCCGGCGGCGCCGCACCAGTTCGAACCGACGCCCGACGGATTGATCGGCGTCACGAAGGTACCAAGGGTGGTTCCGTTGACGTTGCCACGAGCGGCGAAGTCGCTGGTGAAAGCGTTGCAATCACCCTTCGACAGGTTGGTGTCGGAGTAACGGAAGTCCAGCGTGAACACCTTGTAGGTGAAGCCGATGCCGATATTCCAGGTGTTGTAATCGGCATAGTTGATGCCGTTCGGGAACGCAGCGACGCCGTAGAAGGAGTCCGACGTGCCCAGCCACTGGCGGCCGAATTCACCCGACACATACATGCCGATGCCGCTGGCGCCGAACCAAGCGCTCGGCGCGATCGCCTTGCCGACGATCGAGGCGTAGGTGCCTTCGGCGCCGCTGTTGAGGAAGCTCGGCGTATAATAGACGTTGCCGCCCATCGAGAAGTTGTCGTTGAAGGTGTAGTTCACCTTGCCATAGACCTCGAAGAAGCTGAGGTCCTTCTTGATGACGTTGCCGTTGACCAGCTGGTTGATTTGGCACTCGTTGCTGAGCGGGACGCCCGCGAAATCGGTAGTCGCGCCGAAGCCGTAATGGCAGGTGCCGCCCGGATAGAGATAGCCCCAGGCGCCGACGTCGAAGGCGAATTGACCGACCGTCAGGCGGGCGCCGCCGTAGGCGTCGACTTCAGCCGCGGCGCGGTTGGGGAAGGAGATGCTCGCGGCGCCCAGGCCGACATAGAGCTGGAAGTCCTTGGTGACGTTGTAGCGCGGTTCGAAGTAAGCGTTGACCGACGGCTTGTGGTTGGACTGGGTGATGCCGCGGAAGATGTAGTCGTTGGTGATCCCGGCGCCGAAGGCGAAATCCCAGGGATCGAATGCCGGCGGCGGCGGCGCCTTCACGGCCTTCACCCGCAGATCCGCAGCGAGAGCCGAGCCCGATACCATTGCCAGCGCCGTTGCCAACAAAGCCAGTTTCTTCATGACGATCCCCATCCACCTTCTAGACAGTCCCGCTCCGGCCCCCCGGGGCAAACGATAAGCGACTGCGGCCAAATGTCTTAACGCAGTCACACAGTGGGCTGAGGGGCCATTGTCGTGAAGCAAAAAAGTCAAGCAGCCGCCGCCTTTTTAGGCATTCTGCCGATTTCGATAAATCTTGTCGGCGTGTGTTGCATTCCCACAACAATTTTGGGGGTCGCCCGCCCGTCGGCGCGACATTCGGAACGGCAAAAAGCGACGCCGGCGACACACCACAGAGCGCATTTTTGCGAATCAACTTTTCCGGGAAAACACGGTCTCTGGGGCCTCGCAGGGTCCACGAAAAAGGCCGCAGCGCTGACGCTGCGGCCTTTCAAAAATTCAGCCCCTGACAGGGACCGTCTAGTTGTGGTCGCCGCCGTTGGACGAGCCGGCGGCCCATGAGGGATTGGACGGTTCCGGGCTGGCCCAGCTCGCCGCTGGAGCGGGCGCGGGTTCCGGCTCGGGAGCCGGCGCCGGCTCCGTCTTGGGAGCAGCGGGCTTGGCCGCCCTCTTCTTGGCCGCGCTCTTCTTGGCAGCCTTCTTCGGCGCAGCCTTTGATTTCTTGGCGGCCTTCTTGGCCGACTTCTTTGCGGTCTTCTTTGCAGCCTTCTTCGCCGATTTCTTCGCTGCCTTTTTCGCGGATTTCTTCTTCGCCACTACGGCCTTCTTGGCCTTTTTAGACTTCTTGGCCTTCTTACTCTTCTTCGCCATCTGGTCCTCCTGTTGACGCTGTCCATGTCTGTCGAGCGCTTCGAATAGTCCTGGGCCAGACCGGGGCGACACTTCTTCGAAGTGTCCTCCCGCTCCATCCCGTATCCAGGCACGATCTCCAGGCAGACATTTTCGCGTCTATCCCGGTGAAAAGCCGTCCCCCAACCGGCGCCCCCAGTGCAGGGCAGGCTCTCCCAGATCATGCCCTTTAGGCCGATCGATCAGTTCAATCCTGTTAACGATCCAGGCTTTGGACCTCCTGTCGCCCAATCGAGAAGCTCAATCGTGTGCACCACAGGAACTGACGTACCGCTGGCAATCTGAACCATGCATCCAATATTGCCTGCAGCGATCATGTCCGGTTTGACTGTCGCAATGTTGGCGACCTTTCGATCGCGCAACCTGCTCGCAATGTCGGGCTGGAGAATGTTGTAGGTCCCCGCCGAACCGCAACACAAATGGCTCTCGGGCACATCTTTCACCACGAATCCATTCTTGGAAAGCAATTCTTTCGGAAGGCCTGTGATTTTCTGTCCATGCTGTAGCGAACATGCCGAGTGATAGGCGATTGTGACGTCGCCTTTTTGCGTCGTTGGCGCGAGCGCGATGCCACTGAGAAACTCGGTGATATCCTTTGCCAGCGCGGAGATTTGCGCTGCGGGAGCAGCATAATCGCGATCCTCGCGCAGCATGAAGCCATAGTCCTTGATGACCGTGCCGCAGCCCGATGCGGTGATCAGGATGGCATCGAGGCCGCCTTGTTCCGCTTCCTTTTTCCACACGTTGATGTTGGCGCGGGCCCGCGCCAGCGCGTCGCCGTCCTGCCCGAGGTGATGGGTGAGCGCGCCGCAGCATTGCTCGTCCCTGACCAGGACGACCTCGATGCCGTGGCGGGTCAGGAGATTGATGGCGGCCTGGTTGATGCGCGGCGCCAGCACCTGCTGGGCGCAGCCCTGCAACAGCGCCACCCGCCCGCGCTTCTCGCCGATCGCCGGAAAGACGCTGCCGCCCGAGGGTCCTGGCGCCGGAAGGCCTTTCGGCGCGAGCGCCAGCATCGCCTTGATTCGCCGCAACAGGCCGGGTGTCGCGGCTGCGCCTGACGCCGGCAACAGGGCCGCGAACGGCCGGGCCAGCCGCGCCATGACCATGCTGGCGCGAAACAGCTTGGGCCGCGGCAGCACCAGCCCCAGCACCGCGCGCAAGGCCCGCTCGGCCAACGGCCGCGAATAGTCCCTCTCGATCCGCACCCGTGCCTGATCGACCAGATGCATGTAGTGCACGCCCGAGGGACAGGTAGTCATGCAGGCGAGGCAGGAGAGGCAGCGGTCGATATGCTTGACCACCTCCGCCGTCGGCGGCCTGTCCTTTTCCAGCATCTCCTTGATCAGGTAGATGCGCCCGCGCGGGCTATCGAGCTCATCGCCGAGCAGCACATAGGTCGGACAGGTCGCGGTGCAGAAGCCGCAATGCACGCAGGCGCGCAGGATCTTGTCGGCTACGGCGATATCGGGGTCGGCGAGTTGGGCCAGGGAAAATTCGGTTTTCATGTCGCTAATCCCCTCAGCATCCGGCCGCGATTGAGGATGATCCTGGGATCGAAGCTGTGGCGCACGCGCTCGCTCAAGGCGGCAAGGCCCTCCGCTTGTGGATGGAAGACGTCAACATCGCGCCGGGCCTGCTCGGACGCCCGGATCAGCGATGCGTGGCCCCCGGCCGCCTCGACGCGCGCTCGCACCAACGCCGCCTGAGCATCCGGCTTGGGCGGCAAGGCTGCCCAGATCAGGCCGCCGCCCCAATCATAGATCACATCGCCCCCGGTCTCGCGCGCCAGCGCCTGGCCGAGCGCGCCGCCGGAAGCCGGCGGACAGACGATCCGCCACACCGGCCAGACGCCGAGCGCCCCGCTGGCGGCAAAGGGTTCGACGTCGCGGATGGCGCTCCAGACCGATGCCGAGGCTGCATCCTGCAGCGTATCCACGGGCCCGAACGGCGCAAGCGTCTTGGCCAGCGAAGCCGCGCGGTCCGCGACCGAGGCCGCGATGCCTTCGAGCCGCAGCAGCGTGACCGCCCGCCCCTGCGCCGACAGACCTGCAAGTACGCCGGTCGCGGGACGGAACGCCGAATTCGGCAGATGCGCCGCACCCGAGACGTCGTAGGGCGAGCCGAGCGCCGCGGTCATCGCCCGATTCGCGACGACATCGTCGAGCCCGGAGAGCACCAGCGTGCGCTCGCTCTCAGGTCTAGGCATCACCTTGAGCGTGACTTCCGTCATCACCGCCAGCGTACCCCACGATCCCGCCAGGAGCTTGCAGAGATCGTAGCCGGTGACGTTCTTCACCACCCTGCCGCCGGTTTTAAAACTGTCGCCGAAGCCCGACACCGCATGCGCACCGAGGAGATGATCGCGCGCCCCGCCAGCCCTGATGCGGCGGGGACCGGCCAGCCCCGCGCCGATCATGCCGCCGATGGTGCCGTTGCCGGAGACGCCGAGCAGCGCGGACGTGTCGATCGGCTCGAAGGCGAATTGCTGGTTCTTGGAATCGATCAGCGACTGCACGTCGGCGAGCGGGGCGCCTGATTGCACCGTGATGATCAGCTCGTTCGGCTCGTAGGAAGAAACCGCGTTCAGCGCCGACACGTCGAGCACCGCGTTGGTCGCCATCGGATGACCTATAGCGCGCCTGGTGCCATGGCCGATGATCTCCAGCGGCTGCTCGCTGGCGATCGCCGCGCGCACAACCTCTTCGACATCCTTGGCGTCTCGTACTTTCAGGGTGTCCACAAGGTTCCGCCTCTCGTCCCTCTCTCAAGCGGGCCGCCGTCCGGAGGCCGCCCATCCTATCCCTTCTAAAGCGATGGATGGCGGAGACAAGTGCGCCTGCGTCCGCTGCAGGCCAAGCGCGAATGCGGTCACCCTATCCGATGGACGAACCGCATGCGGTCATCGATTACGATAGTTCAAGTCCAGCCAATCGCCATTCTTCACGCGTTGTCGCACAGGAACGATCTCGTGGCCGAACCTCCGACCTAGTTGTTCGCCCAAGACTTCCCCGGAAGCCGCGTCAAGATGGACGACCCAGGACGCGAACGGTTCAACGCCATTCCGATCTCCCGGTGTCAAGACCTCCCAGATGTGCGGATGGTCTATGAAGGATCTCAGTGTCATCGATCCCAGAGATGATGGTGTCAATCCGAAAGGAACGGGTAGGCTCGCCATGATCGCAGCGATGTCGGTGCTGTCGAGCCACGTCTCGGGCAAGCGCATCGCTTTCATCAGATCATCTGTTTCATAAGACGGGGCTGAACTGCCGCGGAACGACAACCTGCCGTCTTCCATGAGTACGGCCTCCACCATGTCGCCACTGTCACCATAGCGCCATCGCGCCTGCCAAATGCCACGACCGTCAGAGAGCCGGAAACCGTAGGTCGACAGCATCGTCAGGCTCCAGGGCGCCTTGAACTGCGCCATGAACGGGACGATGAGATCCAGAGCTTCGCGTGCACTGAGATATGGTTGCGGCAGCGCGATCTGTCGATCTGGCGGAAGCCGAAGCCGCTTCGCTACGCTGGCGGGCTTGGTACCGAGCTTGCGACCACCCTGTTTGAGGAGGTCCTGCGTCCGTTCCTGTGCCAGTTCCGGGGAGAGCCACCTGTAGGCAGGAAGCCCGAGCAGTTCGGCAAACCGATACGCTGGCTCCTCTCGCACCGCTTCCTCTCGATCCAACGAACGAAGCAGCGGCTCCAGCAAGTGCGACGTGACGAGCGGCGCAAGCGCGAGCGGATCGTATTGATCAAGCTCGACAGCCGGGTGCGGGTCCCACCAGCACGCAAACTGGACCAGGGAACGCTCCGTGTGGGCGAGCGCGAAGCTCCAGCCATGGTCCTCGGCATAAAAATAGTAAAGGACCGGACAGCGGGTCAGCTTCGAAAGATAATCGGCGAAACGCGCCTCGCCCCGGTACATCACCGATTTAGGATACGGAACGAAGGTCAGCCATCCGTTCGCCGGTCCAAATACGACGCCGCTGACTTTGGCTTGGCGCAGCACCTTCTGCACATCAGGACCTTCGCCGAGGCGAATATGATAGCTGGTGCTAAACTCGCTCATCGCAGACGTGGGCTCTTCTAGAACCGCGGGATGTCCGGAAACGCCAGTTTGCCGCCGTGCACATGCATGCGGCCGAGTTCGGCGCAGCGGTGCAGGGTCGGAAACACTTTGCCGGGGTTGAGCAGGCCCTGCGCGTCGAAGGCGCATTTCAGGCGCTGCTGCTGGTTGAGGTCTACTTCCGAAAACATCTCCGGCATCAAATCGCGCTTCTCGATGCCGACGCCGTGTTCGCCGGTGAGCACGCCGCCGAATTCGACGCAGGCGCGCAGGATGTCGGCGCCGAAGGCTTCCGCCCGTTCGATCTCGCCGGGCTTGTTGGCGTCGTAGAGGATCAGCGGATGCAGATTGCCGTCGCCGGCATGAAACACGTTGGCGACGCCGAGCTGGTATTTTTCCGAGAGGTCGCGGATGCGCGCCAGCGCCTTCGGCAGCGCGCCGCGCGGGATGGTGCCGTCCATGCAGAGATAGTCGGGCGATATCCGCCCGACCGCCGGGAATGCCGCCTTGCGGCCGGCCCAGAACAGATTGCGCTCGGCCTCGGAGGTGGAGATCTGGCAGGTGGTCGAGCCACAGGCTTGCGCGATCGCCTCGACGCGCTTGATCAGTTCGTCGACCTCGACGCTGGGGCCATCGAGCTCAATGATCAACAGCGCCTCGACATCGAGCGGATAGCCGGCGTGAACAAAAGCCTCCGCAGCATGGATCGCGGGCTTGTCCATCATCTCCATGCCGCCGGGAATGATGCCGGCGCCGATGATCCGCGCCACGCATTCGCCGGCGGCTTCGACCTCGGCGAAGCCGACCATCAGCGCCCGCGCCGTCTCCGGCTTCTGCAGGATGCGCACCGTGATCTCGGTGATGACGCCGAGCAACCCTTCCGAGCCGGTGATGATTCCCATCAGGTCGTAGCCTGAATTCTCGGCGGCCTTGCCGCCGATCCGCAAAATCTCGCCGGACATCAGCACGATCTCGCAGCCCAGCACGTTGTTGGTGGTCATGCCGTATTTCAGGCAATGCACACCGCCGGAATTTTCCGCGACATTGCCGCCGATCGAGCAGGCAATTTGGGACGACGGATCGGGCGCATAGTAGAAGCCGGCATGCGCCACCGCCTGGCTGATGGCGAGGTTGGTGACGCCGGGCTCGGTCACCACCACGCGGTTGTCGAAATCGATCTCGCGGATGCGCTTGAACTTGCCGAGCCCCAGCAGCACGCCGTCGACCAGCGGCAGCGCGCCGCCGGACAGCGACGTGCCTGAACCGCGCGGCACCACCTTGATGCCCTGCTCGAAGCAATATTTCAGGACCTGCGAGACCTGCTCGGTGGTGTCGGGGAGCACCACGACCATCGGGGGTTGCCGATAGGCGGTAAGCCCATCGGATTCATAGACCTGCATTTCGGCCGCACTGTCGATCACGCCCTCGCCGGGCACGATCGCGCGCAGGGCCGCCACGATCTCGCCGCGACGGCCAAGAACCGCCTGATCGGCAGCCGGCATCATGATGGCCATGCGTGTCCCTCCAAGCCTCGCGAACCAACGATTTATGATGGCAAATCAAGCACGTCTACCAAGGTTTGGGTAGGTTAT contains these protein-coding regions:
- a CDS encoding TorF family putative porin; amino-acid sequence: MKKLALLATALAMVSGSALAADLRVKAVKAPPPPAFDPWDFAFGAGITNDYIFRGITQSNHKPSVNAYFEPRYNVTKDFQLYVGLGAASISFPNRAAAEVDAYGGARLTVGQFAFDVGAWGYLYPGGTCHYGFGATTDFAGVPLSNECQINQLVNGNVIKKDLSFFEVYGKVNYTFNDNFSMGGNVYYTPSFLNSGAEGTYASIVGKAIAPSAWFGASGIGMYVSGEFGRQWLGTSDSFYGVAAFPNGINYADYNTWNIGIGFTYKVFTLDFRYSDTNLSKGDCNAFTSDFAARGNVNGTTLGTFVTPINPSGVGSNWCGAAGIVKLSADLTAMTNLK
- a CDS encoding histone — its product is MAKKSKKAKKSKKAKKAVVAKKKSAKKAAKKSAKKAAKKTAKKSAKKAAKKSKAAPKKAAKKSAAKKRAAKPAAPKTEPAPAPEPEPAPAPAASWASPEPSNPSWAAGSSNGGDHN
- the glcF gene encoding glycolate oxidase subunit GlcF, whose amino-acid sequence is MKTEFSLAQLADPDIAVADKILRACVHCGFCTATCPTYVLLGDELDSPRGRIYLIKEMLEKDRPPTAEVVKHIDRCLSCLACMTTCPSGVHYMHLVDQARVRIERDYSRPLAERALRAVLGLVLPRPKLFRASMVMARLARPFAALLPASGAAATPGLLRRIKAMLALAPKGLPAPGPSGGSVFPAIGEKRGRVALLQGCAQQVLAPRINQAAINLLTRHGIEVVLVRDEQCCGALTHHLGQDGDALARARANINVWKKEAEQGGLDAILITASGCGTVIKDYGFMLREDRDYAAPAAQISALAKDITEFLSGIALAPTTQKGDVTIAYHSACSLQHGQKITGLPKELLSKNGFVVKDVPESHLCCGSAGTYNILQPDIASRLRDRKVANIATVKPDMIAAGNIGCMVQIASGTSVPVVHTIELLDWATGGPKPGSLTGLN
- a CDS encoding FAD-binding protein; translated protein: MDTLKVRDAKDVEEVVRAAIASEQPLEIIGHGTRRAIGHPMATNAVLDVSALNAVSSYEPNELIITVQSGAPLADVQSLIDSKNQQFAFEPIDTSALLGVSGNGTIGGMIGAGLAGPRRIRAGGARDHLLGAHAVSGFGDSFKTGGRVVKNVTGYDLCKLLAGSWGTLAVMTEVTLKVMPRPESERTLVLSGLDDVVANRAMTAALGSPYDVSGAAHLPNSAFRPATGVLAGLSAQGRAVTLLRLEGIAASVADRAASLAKTLAPFGPVDTLQDAASASVWSAIRDVEPFAASGALGVWPVWRIVCPPASGGALGQALARETGGDVIYDWGGGLIWAALPPKPDAQAALVRARVEAAGGHASLIRASEQARRDVDVFHPQAEGLAALSERVRHSFDPRIILNRGRMLRGLAT
- a CDS encoding FAD-linked oxidase C-terminal domain-containing protein, which codes for MAIMMPAADQAVLGRRGEIVAALRAIVPGEGVIDSAAEMQVYESDGLTAYRQPPMVVVLPDTTEQVSQVLKYCFEQGIKVVPRGSGTSLSGGALPLVDGVLLGLGKFKRIREIDFDNRVVVTEPGVTNLAISQAVAHAGFYYAPDPSSQIACSIGGNVAENSGGVHCLKYGMTTNNVLGCEIVLMSGEILRIGGKAAENSGYDLMGIITGSEGLLGVITEITVRILQKPETARALMVGFAEVEAAGECVARIIGAGIIPGGMEMMDKPAIHAAEAFVHAGYPLDVEALLIIELDGPSVEVDELIKRVEAIAQACGSTTCQISTSEAERNLFWAGRKAAFPAVGRISPDYLCMDGTIPRGALPKALARIRDLSEKYQLGVANVFHAGDGNLHPLILYDANKPGEIERAEAFGADILRACVEFGGVLTGEHGVGIEKRDLMPEMFSEVDLNQQQRLKCAFDAQGLLNPGKVFPTLHRCAELGRMHVHGGKLAFPDIPRF